The following proteins are encoded in a genomic region of Chryseobacterium cucumeris:
- a CDS encoding transporter has protein sequence MKKIIVIVSLILFSQYQAKIIRDSAYIAPETFSRFNFDDDCDACGCAAGNGSSGFESLLNPQFVGIKYFAQHYKAKENLFVKDLTQDQYFNTLQLWGKIPLTKKLSVYASLPFHFHEKKTMQGDIRINGIGDLNLMGIYQLMSSKDNFHHLSGGLGVKIPLGKFDEKGASGVNPSFQLGTGSWDYQAALNYKFQKNKVAVLVNTDYMIKTENKKNYRFGNQWNYAATGFYQVAGNEKSIFSVKTGVQGEVYAQNKQFDEALPNTAGSALYGKLGFEASYKKLSLGSEVMLPMYTRLAGGDIEAQSRFSIFLNIGI, from the coding sequence ATGAAGAAGATTATAGTGATAGTAAGTTTGATCCTGTTTAGTCAGTATCAGGCAAAGATCATCAGAGACAGTGCTTATATTGCTCCGGAAACTTTCAGCAGATTCAATTTTGATGATGACTGTGATGCTTGCGGCTGTGCAGCAGGAAACGGATCTTCCGGCTTTGAGTCATTGTTGAATCCACAGTTTGTCGGAATTAAGTATTTTGCGCAGCATTACAAAGCTAAAGAGAACTTGTTTGTAAAAGACCTTACCCAAGATCAGTATTTCAATACGCTGCAACTTTGGGGGAAAATTCCTCTGACTAAAAAGCTGAGTGTTTATGCGAGTCTGCCATTCCATTTTCATGAAAAGAAAACCATGCAGGGAGATATTAGAATCAATGGAATAGGAGATTTAAACCTGATGGGAATTTACCAGCTGATGAGCTCTAAAGATAATTTCCATCATCTGAGTGGAGGTTTGGGCGTGAAAATTCCACTTGGCAAGTTTGATGAAAAAGGAGCATCCGGTGTCAACCCTAGCTTTCAGCTGGGAACCGGAAGCTGGGATTATCAGGCCGCTTTGAATTATAAGTTTCAGAAAAATAAAGTAGCCGTATTGGTCAATACAGACTATATGATCAAAACAGAGAATAAGAAAAATTACCGTTTTGGAAACCAATGGAACTATGCAGCAACGGGTTTTTATCAGGTTGCAGGAAATGAAAAATCTATATTCTCTGTAAAAACTGGAGTTCAGGGAGAAGTCTACGCTCAGAACAAACAGTTTGATGAGGCACTGCCGAATACTGCTGGTAGCGCTTTGTACGGAAAACTGGGATTTGAAGCCTCTTATAAAAAGCTGAGCCTGGGAAGTGAAGTCATGCTTCCCATGTACACACGCCTGGCGGGAGGAGATATTGAAGCTCAATCAAGATTCAGTATTTTTCTGAATATTGGAATTTAA
- a CDS encoding cytochrome-c peroxidase — MINFFVKTILVLLVFVLSCISCSDEVIQPLEKDEAYNLEFPSYFPEMTFDTSINPVTKNGVELGRKLFYEGRLSRNNTISCGFCHIQENAFTHHGHTVSHGVDDRIGIRNAPPIQNMAFLKRYMWDGVIHNLNEQPISPITDVNEMDSSIPEAISKIKDDQKYKKLFREAYGDETITGERILKALSQFMASLISADSKYDRFRQGKEQLTSAESQGMALFNQKCASCHSGELFTDESFRNTGMYYNTEFKDAGRYRVTLNQVDWMKFRVPSLRNIEYTAPYMHDGRFYTLEAVLNFYSDQVEDNANLDPQLKQNGHIGIAMNSQEKQSIIAFLKTLSDKNFISNPKFAE, encoded by the coding sequence ATGATTAATTTTTTTGTTAAAACAATACTGGTTCTGCTTGTATTTGTATTGAGTTGCATTTCATGTTCTGATGAGGTGATTCAGCCATTGGAAAAAGATGAAGCCTACAATCTGGAGTTTCCTTCTTATTTTCCGGAAATGACTTTTGATACATCCATTAATCCGGTGACCAAAAATGGAGTGGAGCTAGGACGAAAATTATTCTATGAAGGCAGGCTTTCAAGAAATAATACCATTTCATGCGGTTTTTGCCATATTCAGGAAAATGCTTTTACCCATCATGGTCATACGGTGAGCCATGGGGTAGACGACAGAATCGGAATCAGGAATGCACCGCCCATCCAGAATATGGCTTTTTTGAAAAGATATATGTGGGACGGAGTGATTCACAATCTGAATGAGCAGCCCATCAGCCCGATTACTGATGTGAATGAAATGGACAGTTCCATACCGGAAGCCATTTCAAAAATAAAAGATGACCAGAAGTATAAAAAACTTTTCAGGGAAGCTTATGGAGACGAAACTATTACCGGAGAAAGAATTCTGAAAGCATTGTCGCAGTTTATGGCTTCCTTAATTTCTGCAGATTCAAAATATGACCGGTTCAGACAGGGAAAAGAGCAGCTGACTTCGGCAGAATCTCAGGGGATGGCATTATTCAATCAGAAATGTGCTTCCTGTCATAGCGGAGAATTATTTACTGATGAGAGTTTCAGAAATACGGGAATGTATTACAATACAGAATTCAAGGATGCCGGACGTTACAGAGTTACTCTTAACCAGGTCGACTGGATGAAATTCCGTGTTCCCAGTTTAAGAAATATAGAATATACCGCACCTTATATGCATGACGGAAGATTTTACACGTTAGAGGCGGTACTTAATTTCTATTCTGATCAGGTAGAAGATAATGCCAATCTTGATCCTCAGCTAAAACAGAACGGCCACATAGGAATTGCTATGAACAGCCAGGAAAAACAATCGATCATTGCGTTCCTGAAAACATTATCGGATAAAAATTTTATATCCAATCCAAAATTTGCAGAATAA
- a CDS encoding superoxide dismutase, with protein MKILKIAAITAVFAAQFTMAQFSQTPLPYAYNALEGNIDAQTMEIHYSKHGAAYAANLNKAIAGTPQEKETLFQILSNVSKLPAAVRNNAGGHYNHELFWTVLTPQKNTQPSAKLAKAINETFGSMDAFKEKMSKAGADRFGSGWAWLSVGKDGKLFVSSTPNQDNPLMDVVEEKGTPIFGIDVWEHAYYLKYQNKRADYLTAIWNVTNWKEISRRYDEAISKK; from the coding sequence ATGAAGATTTTGAAAATAGCTGCTATAACTGCAGTTTTCGCAGCCCAATTTACAATGGCTCAGTTTTCGCAGACGCCTCTTCCTTATGCTTATAATGCTTTGGAAGGAAATATTGATGCCCAAACGATGGAAATTCATTATTCAAAACACGGTGCAGCATATGCTGCTAACTTGAATAAAGCCATTGCTGGAACTCCACAGGAAAAAGAAACTTTGTTTCAGATTCTTTCCAATGTTTCAAAATTGCCTGCTGCAGTAAGAAATAATGCAGGAGGACATTACAACCACGAATTGTTCTGGACGGTTCTTACTCCTCAGAAAAATACACAGCCTTCAGCAAAATTAGCAAAAGCCATCAATGAAACTTTCGGAAGTATGGATGCTTTTAAAGAAAAAATGTCTAAGGCAGGTGCAGACCGTTTTGGTTCAGGATGGGCCTGGCTTTCTGTAGGGAAAGATGGAAAACTGTTTGTTTCCTCTACTCCTAATCAGGACAATCCTTTGATGGATGTTGTAGAAGAAAAAGGAACTCCAATCTTCGGCATTGATGTATGGGAGCATGCTTATTATTTAAAATATCAGAATAAAAGAGCAGATTATCTTACCGCGATCTGGAATGTTACCAACTGGAAAGAAATCAGCAGAAGATATGACGAAGCGATAAGCAAGAAATAA
- a CDS encoding SCO family protein: MPKNKKTANKSKVIIPIAVFALLFLGIGVGMGYFKKNLYTVMKVPDFELTDQNSKKVTNKDMLGKVYLVEFFFSKCPTICPVMNTNMKAIQNQINDPNFGIISISIDPENDTPAALKEHAQRIGAKSPNWHFLTGDRTYIGKLADQFNIYVGDKEDEGESLNHSGMIALVDQEGNIRCRYNKENMPILYYSGLNYGDPEGKTPMLTGKYHPDREILIEDIKKLLK, translated from the coding sequence ATGCCCAAAAATAAAAAGACCGCAAATAAAAGTAAAGTGATCATACCCATTGCGGTATTTGCATTGCTTTTCCTGGGAATAGGTGTGGGAATGGGGTATTTTAAAAAGAACCTTTATACTGTGATGAAAGTTCCGGACTTTGAACTTACAGATCAGAACAGTAAAAAAGTTACCAATAAAGATATGCTGGGAAAAGTATATCTCGTAGAATTTTTCTTCAGCAAATGTCCTACCATATGCCCGGTGATGAATACCAATATGAAAGCGATTCAGAACCAGATTAATGATCCCAACTTTGGCATTATCTCCATCAGTATTGATCCGGAAAACGATACACCAGCAGCATTGAAAGAACATGCCCAAAGAATTGGTGCAAAATCTCCGAACTGGCACTTCCTGACCGGAGACCGTACCTATATTGGAAAACTTGCGGATCAGTTTAATATCTACGTAGGTGATAAAGAAGATGAAGGAGAAAGCCTGAACCACAGCGGAATGATTGCGCTGGTAGATCAGGAGGGGAATATCCGTTGCAGATACAACAAGGAAAATATGCCTATTCTCTATTATTCAGGACTGAATTATGGAGATCCGGAAGGTAAAACACCTATGCTGACAGGAAAATATCACCCAGATAGAGAAATTCTTATTGAGGATATTAAAAAATTATTGAAATAG
- a CDS encoding YHS domain-containing protein translates to MKSPIILTALLSVSLLSCAKETPQVKHASHMDSSGKKIENVQVVNEEDPVCHMKTAGSIKDTAVYKNKTYGFCSVSCKGEFKKSPERYAQK, encoded by the coding sequence ATGAAATCTCCTATAATTTTGACTGCCTTGCTGTCAGTATCATTACTGTCGTGTGCCAAGGAAACTCCTCAGGTAAAGCATGCAAGCCACATGGACTCCTCGGGGAAGAAAATAGAAAATGTACAGGTAGTGAACGAAGAAGATCCTGTCTGCCACATGAAAACTGCCGGATCTATAAAAGATACTGCTGTGTATAAAAATAAAACGTACGGTTTTTGCAGTGTCTCCTGCAAAGGTGAATTCAAAAAAAGTCCTGAAAGATATGCCCAAAAATAA
- a CDS encoding MbnP family protein encodes MKISQFLSLFFIAFTVFSFTACGSSRDDDNPQDTTPGKLQIKFENGFNNVGDIVLNQTVQTSANGQKHNFSALKYVISNIALIDENGNEFKYNENNPDKGAFIVDQADAVAGIVYLNLDGVPKNNYKKIRFGLGVSQKAYLLGQDGQAEFWTKAKQKGMSWSWAAGYVFVKLEGKYGTDSPSKEFMNHTGNMGNTAANNTPDLYREITLNLPTTARVTTKIRPSVHILADLNQFLSGDKTLTLTTANDMLMGSNQHLVDVTNNLTKMFKVDHVHND; translated from the coding sequence ATGAAAATTTCTCAATTTTTATCACTATTCTTTATTGCCTTTACTGTATTCTCTTTTACAGCCTGCGGAAGCAGCAGGGATGATGACAACCCACAGGATACTACGCCTGGAAAACTTCAGATCAAATTTGAAAACGGATTTAACAATGTGGGAGATATCGTTCTAAATCAGACGGTTCAGACTTCTGCTAACGGACAGAAACATAACTTTTCTGCTTTGAAATACGTCATCAGTAATATTGCATTGATAGACGAAAACGGAAACGAATTTAAATACAACGAAAATAATCCTGACAAAGGAGCTTTTATCGTAGACCAGGCAGATGCGGTAGCCGGAATTGTTTATCTTAATCTGGATGGCGTTCCGAAAAACAATTACAAAAAAATAAGATTTGGATTAGGCGTGAGTCAAAAAGCGTATTTGCTGGGACAGGACGGACAGGCTGAATTCTGGACAAAAGCCAAGCAGAAGGGAATGTCCTGGTCATGGGCTGCCGGTTATGTATTTGTAAAACTGGAAGGGAAATACGGTACAGATTCTCCTTCAAAAGAATTTATGAATCACACAGGAAATATGGGAAATACTGCAGCCAACAATACACCTGATCTGTATCGCGAAATTACACTGAATCTTCCGACAACAGCAAGGGTAACGACAAAAATTCGTCCTTCTGTCCATATTCTGGCAGATCTGAACCAATTTTTGAGCGGAGACAAGACACTTACACTTACCACAGCCAATGATATGCTGATGGGTTCAAACCAGCACCTGGTAGATGTTACCAATAATCTTACAAAAATGTTTAAAGTAGACCACGTTCATAATGATTAA
- a CDS encoding SH3 domain-containing protein, with protein MKALWTALLLLMLQFFTAQENEVYADGIFGFEENKTQKIFTDWTRVRLDPTVNAQIVDSLQTNQQIMILKKEEGVLKLGERAANWYKISYQKGENTVEGYIWGGNLCVGYRNKNGYDFLFGLSKTIDRKNKEFNETEKQNIAGIKVLEGSMLLDEVYFDTGKGEELSSASFNIESSHKLQNVEFTLKASVSGEACGIAGYDQYVLFKDKKLITLPQLMNVGDAGVFYHSEEYIFPNDKGGIPNAFILKVEDMEVDEKDKEKKKHSSKTYLWNGNTYRLK; from the coding sequence ATGAAAGCTTTATGGACAGCTTTACTTTTACTGATGCTGCAGTTTTTTACAGCTCAGGAAAATGAAGTATATGCAGATGGTATCTTTGGTTTCGAAGAAAATAAAACGCAGAAGATCTTTACAGATTGGACCCGGGTGAGATTAGATCCCACAGTAAATGCCCAGATTGTAGATTCACTTCAGACCAATCAGCAGATAATGATTCTGAAAAAAGAAGAAGGCGTTCTGAAATTGGGAGAAAGAGCTGCCAACTGGTATAAAATATCATATCAGAAAGGTGAAAATACAGTGGAAGGATATATTTGGGGGGGTAATCTTTGTGTAGGATACCGCAATAAAAACGGGTACGATTTCCTTTTTGGGCTTTCCAAAACAATTGACAGGAAGAACAAAGAATTCAATGAGACTGAAAAGCAGAATATTGCCGGAATAAAAGTATTGGAAGGAAGTATGCTCCTTGATGAGGTGTATTTTGATACAGGAAAAGGAGAAGAACTGAGTTCAGCATCTTTTAATATTGAAAGCAGCCACAAGCTTCAAAATGTAGAATTTACTCTTAAAGCTTCAGTTTCCGGAGAAGCCTGTGGAATTGCCGGCTATGATCAGTACGTTCTTTTTAAGGATAAAAAACTTATTACTCTTCCGCAATTAATGAATGTAGGGGATGCCGGTGTTTTTTATCACAGTGAAGAATATATTTTTCCAAATGATAAAGGAGGAATTCCCAATGCATTTATCTTAAAAGTGGAAGATATGGAAGTAGACGAGAAAGACAAAGAGAAGAAAAAACATTCTTCCAAAACTTACCTTTGGAATGGAAATACATACAGACTGAAATAA
- a CDS encoding tetratricopeptide repeat protein, whose product MNTLKNFNRIIYCLIFTFCCSKLFPQRYTIHQIDTLLIKTNEELRTKLSNKDLIIWNQKIIKSAIKNKYPKGEAWGYANIANRLWLTGEFKKALEYLSYAEKKSKKINDGFLTGKINQEYSQVYNRMNLPKMALDYNLKAMKYALRLKKDNQDCRFFLRYVYSTRAVYFSGTQQLDSSLIYLHKAMKIDPNPLDIAHIARHYTIYKWNLDSANSYFKKAFDLLETQRFKHNKYQTAVALYDYGIFMQVQKKNNEAINAFSQSVKLAKEVDRPQLVLNDYRLLASVYKALKKTDKEVEYLNKAASLNDSIYNNLSSAITLSFNKIAKEDEEEKMKAKNQAVLWYGGISFVIITVLSLYFYQQIKRKKKKLVESKQIILQQEEETKILKRKLSENHEQIIQLAKKNSVGFLSLFQKTYPEVCQQLLKINPRLSHSDLSFCAMIWLGFSSKEIAQYSSMEHRSVQTKKYRLRKKLYLDAESDLYQSIKSISETE is encoded by the coding sequence ATGAACACATTGAAAAACTTTAACAGGATAATCTATTGCCTGATTTTTACATTTTGTTGTTCTAAACTATTTCCACAACGCTATACTATACACCAAATAGATACTTTACTTATAAAAACCAATGAAGAACTCAGGACAAAATTATCTAACAAAGATCTTATCATCTGGAATCAAAAAATTATAAAATCCGCCATTAAGAATAAATATCCTAAGGGAGAAGCATGGGGTTATGCCAATATTGCGAATCGTCTATGGTTGACGGGAGAATTTAAAAAGGCTCTGGAATATCTGAGCTATGCGGAAAAGAAATCGAAAAAGATTAATGATGGCTTTCTTACCGGTAAAATCAATCAGGAGTATTCACAAGTCTATAACAGAATGAATCTACCCAAAATGGCTTTAGATTATAATTTAAAAGCCATGAAATATGCTTTAAGATTAAAAAAAGATAATCAGGACTGCCGTTTTTTCTTACGGTATGTCTATTCAACCCGGGCGGTTTATTTCAGCGGAACCCAACAGCTGGACTCATCACTTATCTATCTCCATAAAGCTATGAAAATTGATCCCAATCCTTTAGATATAGCCCATATAGCAAGGCATTATACAATATACAAGTGGAATTTAGATTCAGCCAACTCTTATTTTAAAAAAGCCTTTGACCTGTTAGAAACCCAAAGGTTTAAGCATAATAAGTACCAAACAGCAGTAGCCTTATATGATTATGGCATTTTTATGCAGGTACAGAAAAAAAATAACGAGGCTATTAATGCTTTCAGCCAATCTGTTAAACTGGCAAAAGAAGTAGACAGACCTCAGCTGGTTTTAAATGATTACAGATTGCTTGCCTCGGTGTACAAGGCGCTAAAAAAAACTGACAAAGAAGTTGAATATTTAAATAAAGCAGCCTCACTAAATGATAGTATATACAATAACCTAAGCAGTGCTATCACATTATCTTTCAATAAAATAGCTAAAGAAGATGAGGAAGAAAAAATGAAAGCTAAAAATCAAGCAGTTTTATGGTATGGAGGGATTTCATTTGTAATCATTACTGTATTGTCTCTTTATTTTTATCAGCAGATTAAAAGAAAGAAAAAAAAGCTTGTAGAAAGCAAACAAATCATTCTTCAGCAGGAAGAAGAAACAAAAATTCTAAAAAGAAAGCTCAGTGAAAATCATGAGCAGATCATCCAGCTGGCAAAGAAAAACAGTGTTGGTTTTTTATCATTATTTCAGAAGACTTATCCTGAAGTCTGCCAGCAGCTTTTAAAAATCAATCCTCGTCTTTCTCATTCCGATTTATCTTTCTGTGCTATGATATGGTTAGGATTCTCTTCAAAAGAAATTGCACAATATTCTTCAATGGAGCATAGATCTGTACAAACAAAAAAATACCGTTTACGCAAAAAATTATACCTTGATGCAGAAAGTGATCTCTATCAATCTATCAAATCAATATCTGAAACCGAATAA